In a genomic window of Erinaceus europaeus chromosome 12, mEriEur2.1, whole genome shotgun sequence:
- the MST1 gene encoding hepatocyte growth factor-like protein isoform X1 → MGWLPLLLMLTQCSGVHGQRSPLNEFQVLRGTELQHVEEPGPWQENVENVEECAKHCVTQMSCRAFHYNVSSKGCQLLRWTQHSPHTQLQPSGACDLFQKKAYVRACIMDIGTQYRGAVSVTSGGLTCQRWTQKFPHDHKYRPTFQNGLEENFCRNPDKDPGGPWCYTTDSSVRFQSCGVKSCLDAACFRCNGEDYRGAVDHTESGRECQRWDLQHPHPHPFEPSKFQDKHLDDNYCRNPDGSERPWCYTTDPHVKREFCGLQPCGATAPPRLEDMTFSCFRGKGEGYRGTANTTAAGVPCQRWDAQSPHQHRFAPEKYACKDLRENYCRNPDGSEAPWCFTSRPGMRVAFCYQIRRCVDDVRPQDCYRGSGEQYRGSVSRTRKGTRCQRWAADTPHKPQFTPASAPHAQLEENFCRNPDGDSHGPWCYTTDPGTPFDYCALNRCDDDRPPSILEPSEPVSFENCGQRVTRQHHVGARLRVVGGQPGNSPWTVSLRNRQGQHFCGGSLVNQQWVLTARQCFSSCHVPLTGYEVWLGTLFQSPQPGEPDLQQIPVIKMVCGPAGSQLLMLKLERPVTLNQRVALICLPPERYVVPPRTKCEIAGWGETRGTGNSKVLNVASLRVISNQECNVRHKGRVQETEMCTEGLLASVGACEGDYGGPLACFTHDCWVLEGIIIPNRVCARSRWPAVFIRVSVFTDWIHKVMRLG, encoded by the exons ATGGGGTGGCTCCCACTCTTGCTGATGTTGACCCAGTGTTCAGGAGTCCATG GGCAGCGCTCACCCTTGAATGAGTTCCAGGTGCTCCGGGGTACAGAACTGCAGCATGTTGAAGAGCCCGGACCTTGGCAAGAGAACGTGGAGAATGTGGAGGAGTGTGCGAAACACTGTGTGACCCAAatgtcctgcag GGCCTTCCACTACAATGTGAGCAGCAAGGGCTGCCAACTACTGCGGTGGACCCAGCACTCACCCCACACCCAGCTACAGCCTTCTGGGGCCTGCGACCTCTTCCAAAAGAAAG CTTATGTGCGAGCATGTATCATGGACATCGGGACCCAATATAGGGGAGCTGTGTCAGTCACCTCAGGGGGCCTAACCTGTCAGCGATGGACTCAGAAGTTTCCCCATGACCACAA GTACAGGCCCACATTCCAGAATGGCTTGGAGGAGAACTTCTGCAGAAACCCTGACAAGGACCCCGGTGGTCCCTGGTGCTACACCACAGACAGTTCCGTGCGCTTCCAGAGCTGCGGCGTCAAGTCCTGCCTGGAcg CCGCCTGCTTTCGGTGCAACGGGGAAGACTACCGCGGGGCAGTGGACCACACGGAGTCCGGACGCGAGTGTCAGCGCTGGGACCTGcagcacccgcacccgcacccctTCGAACCCAGCAA GTTCCAGGACAAGCATCTGGACGACAACTATTGTCGGAATCCGGACGGGTCTGAGAGGCCCTGGTGCTATACCACCGACCCGCACGTCAAGCGGGAGTTCTGCGGCCTGCAGCCGTGCG GGGCCACGGCACCGCCGCGCCTCGAGGACATGACGTTCAGCTGCTTCCGCGGGAAGGGCGAGGGCTACCGGGGCACAGCCAACACCACGGCGGCGGGCGTGCCCTGCCAGCGCTGGGACGCGCAGAGCCCACACCAGCACCGCTTCGCGCCCGAGAAATACGCGTGCAA GGACCTTCGGGAGAACTACTGCCGGAATCCCGACGGCTCGGAGGCACCGTGGTGCTTCACGTCGCGGCCCGGCATGCGCGTGGCCTTCTGCTACCAGATCCGACGCTGTGTGGACGATGTGCGGCCGCAGG ATTGCTACCGAGGATCGGGCGAGCAGTACCGCGGCTCAGTGAGCAGGACCCGCAAGGGCACCCGGTGCCAGCGCTGGGCGGCGGACACGCCGCATAAGCCGCA GTTCACGCCCGCCTCCGCCCCACACGCCCAGCTGGAGGAGAACTTTTGCAGGAACCCCGACGGGGACAGCCACGGGCCCTGGTGCTACACCACAGACCCCGGGACCCCTTTCGACTACTGTGCTCTAAACCGCTGCG ATGATGACCGGCCGCCATCCATCCTGGAGCCTTCGG AGCCGGTGTCCTTTGAGAACTGTGGCCAGAGGGTGACTCGCCAGCACCACGTGGGCGCCCGGCTGCGGGTGGTGGGGGGCCAGCCCGGGAACTCTCCCTGGACCGTCAGCCTGCGCAACCG GCAGGGCCAGCATTTCTGTGGCGGATCCTTGGTGAACCAGCAGTGGGTACTGACTGCCCGGCAGTGCTTCTCCTCCTG CCACGTGCCCCTCACTGGCTATGAGGTGTGGTTGGGAACCCTGTTCCAGAGCCCACAGCCCGGGGAGCCAGACCTGCAGCAGATCCCCGTGATCAAGATGGTGTGTGGGCCCGCCGGCTCTCAGCTACTCATGCTCAAGCTGGAGAG GCCTGTGACCCTAAACCAGCGTGTGGCCCTGATCTGCCTACCGCCAGAGCGGTATGTGGTGCCGCCAAGGACCAAGTGTGAGATTGCAGGCTGGGGTGAGACCAGAG GGACAGGTAACAGCAAAGTCCTAAACGTGGCCTCACTGCGGGTCATCTCCAACCAAGAATGTAACGTCAGGCACAAGGGGCGCGTGCAGGAGACGGAGATGTGTACGGAAGGGCTGCTGGCCTCCGTGGGGGCCTGTGAG GGTGACTACGGGGGCCCACTTGCCTGCTTTACCCATGACTGCTGGGTCCTGGAGGGAATCATAATTCCCAACCGAGTGTGCGCTCGGTCCCGCTGGCCAGCTGTCTTCATCCGAGTCTCTGTGTTTACTGACTGGATTCACAAGGTCATGAGGCTGGGCTAG
- the MST1 gene encoding hepatocyte growth factor-like protein isoform X2, which translates to MSCRAFHYNVSSKGCQLLRWTQHSPHTQLQPSGACDLFQKKAYVRACIMDIGTQYRGAVSVTSGGLTCQRWTQKFPHDHKYRPTFQNGLEENFCRNPDKDPGGPWCYTTDSSVRFQSCGVKSCLDAACFRCNGEDYRGAVDHTESGRECQRWDLQHPHPHPFEPSKFQDKHLDDNYCRNPDGSERPWCYTTDPHVKREFCGLQPCGATAPPRLEDMTFSCFRGKGEGYRGTANTTAAGVPCQRWDAQSPHQHRFAPEKYACKDLRENYCRNPDGSEAPWCFTSRPGMRVAFCYQIRRCVDDVRPQDCYRGSGEQYRGSVSRTRKGTRCQRWAADTPHKPQFTPASAPHAQLEENFCRNPDGDSHGPWCYTTDPGTPFDYCALNRCDDDRPPSILEPSEPVSFENCGQRVTRQHHVGARLRVVGGQPGNSPWTVSLRNRQGQHFCGGSLVNQQWVLTARQCFSSCHVPLTGYEVWLGTLFQSPQPGEPDLQQIPVIKMVCGPAGSQLLMLKLERPVTLNQRVALICLPPERYVVPPRTKCEIAGWGETRGTGNSKVLNVASLRVISNQECNVRHKGRVQETEMCTEGLLASVGACEGDYGGPLACFTHDCWVLEGIIIPNRVCARSRWPAVFIRVSVFTDWIHKVMRLG; encoded by the exons atgtcctgcag GGCCTTCCACTACAATGTGAGCAGCAAGGGCTGCCAACTACTGCGGTGGACCCAGCACTCACCCCACACCCAGCTACAGCCTTCTGGGGCCTGCGACCTCTTCCAAAAGAAAG CTTATGTGCGAGCATGTATCATGGACATCGGGACCCAATATAGGGGAGCTGTGTCAGTCACCTCAGGGGGCCTAACCTGTCAGCGATGGACTCAGAAGTTTCCCCATGACCACAA GTACAGGCCCACATTCCAGAATGGCTTGGAGGAGAACTTCTGCAGAAACCCTGACAAGGACCCCGGTGGTCCCTGGTGCTACACCACAGACAGTTCCGTGCGCTTCCAGAGCTGCGGCGTCAAGTCCTGCCTGGAcg CCGCCTGCTTTCGGTGCAACGGGGAAGACTACCGCGGGGCAGTGGACCACACGGAGTCCGGACGCGAGTGTCAGCGCTGGGACCTGcagcacccgcacccgcacccctTCGAACCCAGCAA GTTCCAGGACAAGCATCTGGACGACAACTATTGTCGGAATCCGGACGGGTCTGAGAGGCCCTGGTGCTATACCACCGACCCGCACGTCAAGCGGGAGTTCTGCGGCCTGCAGCCGTGCG GGGCCACGGCACCGCCGCGCCTCGAGGACATGACGTTCAGCTGCTTCCGCGGGAAGGGCGAGGGCTACCGGGGCACAGCCAACACCACGGCGGCGGGCGTGCCCTGCCAGCGCTGGGACGCGCAGAGCCCACACCAGCACCGCTTCGCGCCCGAGAAATACGCGTGCAA GGACCTTCGGGAGAACTACTGCCGGAATCCCGACGGCTCGGAGGCACCGTGGTGCTTCACGTCGCGGCCCGGCATGCGCGTGGCCTTCTGCTACCAGATCCGACGCTGTGTGGACGATGTGCGGCCGCAGG ATTGCTACCGAGGATCGGGCGAGCAGTACCGCGGCTCAGTGAGCAGGACCCGCAAGGGCACCCGGTGCCAGCGCTGGGCGGCGGACACGCCGCATAAGCCGCA GTTCACGCCCGCCTCCGCCCCACACGCCCAGCTGGAGGAGAACTTTTGCAGGAACCCCGACGGGGACAGCCACGGGCCCTGGTGCTACACCACAGACCCCGGGACCCCTTTCGACTACTGTGCTCTAAACCGCTGCG ATGATGACCGGCCGCCATCCATCCTGGAGCCTTCGG AGCCGGTGTCCTTTGAGAACTGTGGCCAGAGGGTGACTCGCCAGCACCACGTGGGCGCCCGGCTGCGGGTGGTGGGGGGCCAGCCCGGGAACTCTCCCTGGACCGTCAGCCTGCGCAACCG GCAGGGCCAGCATTTCTGTGGCGGATCCTTGGTGAACCAGCAGTGGGTACTGACTGCCCGGCAGTGCTTCTCCTCCTG CCACGTGCCCCTCACTGGCTATGAGGTGTGGTTGGGAACCCTGTTCCAGAGCCCACAGCCCGGGGAGCCAGACCTGCAGCAGATCCCCGTGATCAAGATGGTGTGTGGGCCCGCCGGCTCTCAGCTACTCATGCTCAAGCTGGAGAG GCCTGTGACCCTAAACCAGCGTGTGGCCCTGATCTGCCTACCGCCAGAGCGGTATGTGGTGCCGCCAAGGACCAAGTGTGAGATTGCAGGCTGGGGTGAGACCAGAG GGACAGGTAACAGCAAAGTCCTAAACGTGGCCTCACTGCGGGTCATCTCCAACCAAGAATGTAACGTCAGGCACAAGGGGCGCGTGCAGGAGACGGAGATGTGTACGGAAGGGCTGCTGGCCTCCGTGGGGGCCTGTGAG GGTGACTACGGGGGCCCACTTGCCTGCTTTACCCATGACTGCTGGGTCCTGGAGGGAATCATAATTCCCAACCGAGTGTGCGCTCGGTCCCGCTGGCCAGCTGTCTTCATCCGAGTCTCTGTGTTTACTGACTGGATTCACAAGGTCATGAGGCTGGGCTAG